From the Oryza glaberrima chromosome 5, OglaRS2, whole genome shotgun sequence genome, one window contains:
- the LOC127774134 gene encoding protein NETWORKED 4B-like: MEKMQKTQSRKSSSWWWDSHISQKSSKWLSDNLEVMETQIKETLELIEEGETSAEKAGVLITHVQNFQQMYRVLAERYGNVTGELRKNIPSSLQSSVSFGISESDSEAQSPSSPERDLQEKMSQKQKPRSDCFDVSIGSGMSSDISKKGSDGSSSSSESDLELDEAKEENGNSIFYALSQKIIELEDELHEVRGKFDASEEKNMRCHCNFGANSELSEHEEKQQVSDVETSSLQKDLDEVKSAKEALEAVVLVNKDEIDRLKESMVSAAKQFEVELAHRDTEIDKYKQELEVLSEKYLHDISALEAEIGKLQGVIKNFEDDIAKISQEKLLLESRVEELEQSVNSSNYSVSEMVKLQELMKDTQAELEQVSQEKEVLRERVLEFEQLFRDFENSGMEVAKLPETIKNLGAQIEGTLQEKSVLQDRIKELEQVVHDSLQNHSLEKSSLSAELSKLSEANASLEAKLASVEAELKQVYDEKANESLNSEKEISRLNQELANVKTDLELLLSEKPLVDNKLTTLLTDITTRDETMKQMDDQLNQLQLEHSKLMAQANLARKSLSELHARVCELEKEVEMQKLVISESAEGKREAIRQLCFSLEHYRSGYQELRQLLHDQKRPLVMAT, from the exons ATGGAGAAAATGCAAAAGACGCAATCAAGGAAATCCAGCTCATGGTGGTGGGATAGCCATATTAGTCAAAAAAGTTCTAAGTGGCTCTCCGATAACTTAGAAG TGATGGAGACACAGATAAAAGAAACGCTGGAGCTTATTGAGGAAGGAGAAACCTCTGCAGAAAAGGCTGGGGTTCTTATTACTCACGTACAGAACTTTCAGCAGATGTATCGTGTTCTTGCTGAGCGATATGGCAATGTGACTGGAGAATTGCGCAAAAATATCCCATCATCTCTGCAATCATCTGTCTCCTTTGGCATCTCAGAATCAGATTCTGAGGCACAGTCTCCTTCATCACCAGAGCGTGACTTGCAAGAGAAGATGTCACAAAAGCAAAAACCGCGATCAGATTGCTTTGATGTTTCTATTGGCTCTGGTATGAGTTCTGACATATCCAAGAAGGGGAGTGATgggtcttcatcatcttcagaATCTGATTTAGAGCTTGATGAGGCTAAAGAAGAAAATGGCAATAGCATTTTTTATGCCCTAAGTCAAAAAATTATTGAGCTCGAGGATGAGCTTCATGAAGTAAGGGGTAAATTTGATGCTTCCGAGGAAAAGAACATGCGTTGCCATTGTAATTTTGGTGCTAACTCAGAACTGTCTGAACATGAGGAAAAGCAACAGGTTTCAGATGTGGAAACCAGTAGCCTTCAGAAGGATCTTGATGAAGTCAAAAGTGCAAAGGAAGCATTGGAAGCTGTTGTATTGGTGAACAAAGATGAAATTGATAGGCTGAAGGAATCAATGGTGTCGGCAGCCAAGCAGTTTGAAGTTGAACTTGCACATCGTGATACTGAAATTGATAAGTACAAGCAGGAGCTTGAGGTACTTTCGGAGAAGTATCTACATGATATATCTGCTCTTGAGGCTGAAATTGGAAAGCTCCAGGGAGTCATCAAGAACTTTGAAGATGACATTGCAAAAATATCACAGGAGAAATTGCTGCTCGAGTCTCGAGTTGAAGAGCTTGAGCAGTCAGTCAACAGCTCAAATTATTCGGTTTCTGAGATGGTTAAGCTGCAAGAACTAATGAAGGATACACAAGCAGAATTAGAACAGGTTTCACAGGAGAAAGAAGTGCTCAGAGAACGTGTTCTTGAATTTGAGCAACTTTTTAGGGACTTTGAGAATTCAGGCATGGAGGTTGCAAAGCTACCAGAAACCATCAAGAACCTGGGAGCCCAGATAGAGGGAACACTACAGGAGAAATCAGTACTCCAGGACAGGATTAAGGAGCTGGAGCAGGTTGTCCATGATTCATTGCAGAACCATTCACTGGAGAAGTCCTCTCTGAGTGCTGAGCTTTCAAAATTATCCGAAGCCAATGCTTCTCTTGAAGCCAAGTTGGCATCCGTGGAGGCAGAGCTCAAACAAGTTTACGACGAAAAGGCTAATGAATCCCTCAACAGCGAGAAGGAAATCTCCAGGCTGAATCAAGAACTGGCCAATGTAAAAACCGATCTGGAATTGCTGTTATCCGAGAAACCCCTGGTGGACAACAAATTAACCACTCTACTAACTGACATCACAACTCGGGATGAAACGATGAAGCAGATGGATGATCAACTGAATCAGCTTCAGCTTGAGCATTCCAAGCTAATGGCACAGGCCAATCTCGCCCGCAAGTCCCTGTCAGAACTGCATGCTCGGGTATGCGAGCTCGAGAAAGAGGTAGAGATGCAGAAGCTTGTGATCTCTGAGAGCGCCGAGGGGAAGCGCGAGGCGATCAGGCAATTGTGCTTCTCACTCGAGCACTACCGCAGCGGGTACCAGGAGCTGCGGCAGCTGCTGCACGACCAGAAGAGACCACTGGTGATGGCAACATGA
- the LOC127774839 gene encoding thioredoxin H4-2, with amino-acid sequence MGGCVGKGRRHIEEDKLDFKGGNVHVITSKEDWDRKIEEANKDGKIVVANFSASWCGPCRVIAPIYAEMSKTYPQLMFLTIDVDDLMDFSSSWDLRATPTFFFIKNEKQVDKLVGANKPELEKKVQALADGS; translated from the exons ATGGGAGGTTGTGTGGGCAAG GGACGACGACATATTGAGGAAGACAAGCTTGATTTCAAAGGTGGAAATGTTCATGTCATAACAAGCAAAGAGGACTGGGATAGGAAGATTGAAGAAGCAAACAAGGATGGGAAAATT GTTGTGGCAAATTTCAGTGCTTCCTGGTGTGGACCATGTCGTGTCATTGCACCTATTTATGCTGAGATGTCAAAGACTTATCCTCAACTCATGTTCTTGACAATAGATGTTGATGACCTAATG GATTTCAGCTCATCATGGGATCTCCGCGCAACGCCGACCTTCTTCTTCATAAAAAACGAGAAGCAGGTTGACAAGCTTGTGGGCGCCAACAAACCTGAGCTCGAAAAGAAGGTTCAGGCACTTGCTGATGGCAGCTGA